The Candidatus Krumholzibacteriota bacterium genome has a segment encoding these proteins:
- a CDS encoding NifB/NifX family molybdenum-iron cluster-binding protein: MMKLAIPIWNERVSPVFDTAARLLLVEIDEGGERGRDEVDLAATFPPHRARRLVELGVDTLICGAVSNPLGQMVVAAGITLIPFVSGPVDEVLAAYAAGRLGDAGYLMPGCGGGRGRWAGGCGRGAGGGMGAGMGRGARGGDGMRQGNGQGGGMGQGKGRGRGGGMGRGMGQGGGQGQGGGMGQGRGGGQGQGRGQGQGRGQGQGGGQGQGGGQGQGSGRNRNNRGGGGQ; the protein is encoded by the coding sequence ATGATGAAACTCGCGATACCCATATGGAACGAACGCGTCTCGCCGGTCTTCGACACGGCCGCGCGGCTTCTCCTCGTCGAGATCGACGAGGGGGGCGAGCGCGGTCGCGACGAGGTTGACCTGGCCGCGACCTTCCCGCCCCACCGGGCGCGGCGGCTCGTCGAACTCGGCGTGGACACGCTCATCTGCGGCGCCGTCTCGAACCCGCTCGGGCAGATGGTCGTCGCCGCCGGGATCACGCTGATCCCGTTCGTGAGCGGGCCGGTCGACGAGGTGCTCGCCGCGTACGCGGCGGGGCGGCTCGGCGATGCCGGCTATCTCATGCCGGGGTGTGGCGGCGGGCGGGGGCGTTGGGCCGGAGGGTGCGGACGGGGCGCAGGCGGTGGCATGGGCGCCGGTATGGGACGCGGCGCACGGGGAGGCGACGGTATGAGACAGGGAAACGGACAGGGCGGCGGTATGGGCCAGGGCAAGGGCCGGGGACGTGGCGGCGGCATGGGTCGCGGCATGGGCCAGGGCGGTGGCCAGGGTCAGGGCGGCGGTATGGGCCAGGGACGCGGCGGCGGGCAGGGCCAGGGTCGTGGCCAGGGCCAGGGTCGTGGCCAGGGCCAGGGCGGCGGTCAGGGCCAGGGCGGCGGCCAGGGTCAGGGCAGCGGACGCAACCGGAACAATCGCGGAGGAGGGGGACAATGA
- a CDS encoding NifB/NifX family molybdenum-iron cluster-binding protein: MRIAVTAQGPDKDSPVDERFGRAKHFVIYDTETGEYTAVDNAVNMNAMQGAGIQSGERMAKENINVVLTGHVGPKAFRTLQAAGVTIASGISGTVADAIAAWKDGKLQVTGGPDVQGHWQ; the protein is encoded by the coding sequence ATGAGGATCGCGGTAACGGCGCAGGGGCCCGACAAGGACAGCCCCGTCGACGAGCGTTTCGGACGCGCGAAACACTTCGTCATCTACGACACGGAGACCGGCGAGTACACGGCGGTCGACAACGCGGTCAACATGAACGCGATGCAGGGGGCCGGCATCCAGTCCGGCGAGCGCATGGCGAAAGAGAATATCAACGTGGTTCTGACGGGCCACGTCGGGCCCAAGGCCTTCCGCACGCTCCAGGCGGCGGGCGTCACGATCGCGTCGGGGATCTCCGGCACGGTCGCGGATGCCATCGCGGCCTGGAAGGACGGGAAGCTCCAGGTGACCGGCGGGCCGGACGTCCAGGGACACTGGCAGTAG
- a CDS encoding sigma 54-interacting transcriptional regulator, whose protein sequence is MDADRDIILDSLAEGVFTVDLDWRITSFNAAAEEITGIPREEAIGRICAEVFRATVCETACVIRRALAEGAPVRDRAISIIRADGEPLTVSVTAAVLRDEAGEAIGGVETFRDLSVEEALRRELDASRSLGDIVSRNHEMRRIFDILPEIAESESTVLVEGESGTGKELVARAIHDLSPRREGPLVSVNCGALPDTLLEAELFGYRAGAFTDAKKDKPGRFALAEGGTIFLDEIGDISPAMQVRLLRVLQERVYEPLGGTGPVAADVRIITATNRDLDRMVEAGKFRRDLYYRINIVRLRVPPLRRRREDIPLLVDRFVERFNRLKGKAIGGVAPEAMAILMGHDWPGNVRELENAVEHAFVLCREGLIEPGHLPDHLRPADEELAAAGGSLEEIEARFLLEALRRNGWNRQATARELGMHKTTLWRKVRRFGLELPDTDGRSRHPGEND, encoded by the coding sequence ATGGACGCCGACCGCGACATCATACTCGACTCGCTCGCCGAGGGGGTCTTCACCGTCGACCTCGACTGGCGGATCACCTCCTTCAACGCCGCCGCCGAGGAGATCACGGGGATCCCGCGCGAGGAGGCGATCGGCAGGATCTGCGCCGAGGTCTTCCGCGCCACCGTCTGCGAGACGGCCTGCGTGATCCGCCGGGCGCTCGCCGAGGGCGCGCCGGTGCGCGACCGCGCGATCTCGATCATCCGCGCCGACGGCGAGCCGCTCACGGTGAGCGTGACGGCGGCCGTGCTGCGCGACGAGGCGGGAGAGGCGATCGGCGGCGTCGAGACCTTCCGCGACCTCTCGGTGGAGGAGGCGCTGCGCCGCGAGCTCGACGCGAGCCGTTCGCTCGGCGACATCGTCAGCCGGAACCACGAGATGCGCCGCATCTTCGACATCCTTCCCGAGATCGCCGAGAGCGAGAGCACCGTCCTCGTCGAGGGGGAGAGCGGCACGGGCAAGGAGCTCGTCGCGCGGGCGATCCACGACCTCAGCCCCCGGCGCGAGGGACCGCTCGTGTCGGTGAACTGCGGCGCGCTCCCCGACACGCTGCTCGAGGCGGAGCTCTTCGGCTACAGGGCCGGCGCCTTCACCGACGCGAAAAAGGACAAGCCGGGTCGCTTCGCCCTCGCCGAGGGGGGGACGATCTTCCTCGACGAGATCGGCGACATCTCGCCGGCGATGCAGGTGCGGCTCCTGCGCGTCCTGCAGGAGCGGGTCTACGAGCCGCTCGGTGGCACCGGGCCGGTGGCGGCCGACGTGCGGATCATCACCGCCACGAACCGCGATCTCGACCGGATGGTCGAGGCGGGCAAGTTCCGCCGCGACCTCTACTACCGTATCAACATCGTCCGCCTGCGCGTGCCGCCGCTCAGGCGCCGTCGCGAGGACATCCCGCTTCTCGTCGACCGTTTCGTGGAGCGGTTCAACCGCCTCAAGGGAAAGGCGATCGGCGGCGTCGCTCCCGAGGCGATGGCGATCCTCATGGGCCACGACTGGCCGGGGAACGTTCGGGAGCTCGAGAACGCCGTCGAGCACGCCTTCGTCCTCTGCCGCGAGGGTCTCATCGAGCCCGGGCACCTGCCCGACCACCTGCGCCCCGCCGACGAGGAGTTGGCCGCGGCCGGCGGGAGCCTCGAAGAGATCGAGGCGCGGTTCCTTCTCGAGGCGCTCAGGCGGAACGGGTGGAACCGCCAGGCAACCGCGCGCGAGCTCGGGATGCACAAGACCACCCTCTGGCGAAAGGTCCGCCGCTTCGGTCTCGAGCTGCCCGACACCGACGGCCGCAGCCGGCACCCCGGCGAAAACGACTAG